In the genome of Bordetella avium, the window GCGTCGTGACAGCGTCTCGTCGCCGTTTTGAGCAGGATTACTCTTATACACTCAATATCGCTCGTGCTTGCCAACGATTTCAATCGACGGTCTCCTGATCACCATGCTCCTACCCGATGCCGTCATCTACCTCTATGCCGCTCTGGCGGGTCTGGCGCTGGGGGGAGCGGTGGCGGTCTTTTGTCAGTATTTCCCGGTGTTTCTGCGCCGCGTCTGGCGTGGCCGTCCTGTCCGTGGATCTGTGCCGCGCAGGGCGAAACTTCGGGCCTGGCCGATGGCCGGTTGGCTGCTGGCGCGTGCCTGGCCTTGGCCTGAACTCTTGCTGGCCTCGATGTTCATGGCCTGCCTCTGGCGTTTTGGCGCGGGCTGGCTCGCCTTGTGTGCGATGGCTTATTGCCTGGTCTTGCTGGTGCTGGCCTGGGTGGATTGTCGTAGTTATCTGCTGCCCGATGCTTTGACGCTGCCGCTGTTGTGGGCGGGTTTGCTGGTCAATATCGATGGGGCGATTACCCCTTTGCCGCATGCGGTTCTGGGGGCTGCGGCAGGCTATGGCGTGTTGTGGTTGTTTTATCAGATGTTCAAACTGTGCACCGGACGGGAGGGCATGGGTTTTGGCGATTTCAAACTGACGGCCGCGCTCGGCGCCTGGCTGGGGCTGGGCATGCTTGGCCCGGTGATGTTGCTGGCTGCCCTGGCCGGTGTGGCCTTGGGTTTGGCGGCCCGATGGCGTGGCCTTGGCGGACGGTTGCAGCCCTTTGGGCCTTGTTTGGCCCTGGCCGGCGTCGCAGGCCTGCTTTGTCGCGGCGGTGGATTATTTTGACGGGAAGGCCAATGTTGAGAATCGGTTTGACGGGTGGCATTGGGTCGGGCAAGACCCGCGTGGCTGACAAGCTGGGAGAGTGGGGGGCGGCGGTCATTGACACCGACGCCATTGCGCACGCCTTGACTCAGGCCGATGGGCTGGCCATGCCCGCCATCATTCAGGCGTTCGGGCCAGAGGCTGTGCGCGCCGATGGCGCGATGGATCGCGCCTGGGTCCGGAATCGGGTGTTTCGCGAGCCGCAGGCGCGGGCCTGCCTCGAGGCGATTCTGCACCCGCTGATCGGTCAGGAAACCCAAGCGGCCGCCGAGCGCGCGGTGGGGAGTTATCTGGTTTTCGTCGTGCCTTTATTGGTCGAGTCAGGCCGTTGGCGCGGCCAGCTTGATCGTATCTGTGTGGTCGATTGCGATCCCGAAACGCAGATCAAGCGGGTGCAAAACCGTAGTGGGCTGACGGAGTCGGACATCAGGCGTATCATGGATGCGCAGGCCGCGCGCGCGACCCGGCTAAAAGCCGCCGATGATGTCATCGTCAACGATGGCTCGACGACAGCCGAGGTGTTGCTGGCGCGAGCAAGAAGTCTGCACCAGAGCTATCTTGCATTGGCGGACAAGCACGACCGGCATGGCAGTACCGAGGCCGGCCCTCCTTGATCAACTTCGACGTTCGTGTCGACATAAGACGAGCCTGTAGCCAGCGTGATCTTGTACGAAT includes:
- a CDS encoding prepilin peptidase, producing MLLPDAVIYLYAALAGLALGGAVAVFCQYFPVFLRRVWRGRPVRGSVPRRAKLRAWPMAGWLLARAWPWPELLLASMFMACLWRFGAGWLALCAMAYCLVLLVLAWVDCRSYLLPDALTLPLLWAGLLVNIDGAITPLPHAVLGAAAGYGVLWLFYQMFKLCTGREGMGFGDFKLTAALGAWLGLGMLGPVMLLAALAGVALGLAARWRGLGGRLQPFGPCLALAGVAGLLCRGGGLF
- the coaE gene encoding dephospho-CoA kinase (Dephospho-CoA kinase (CoaE) performs the final step in coenzyme A biosynthesis.); this encodes MLRIGLTGGIGSGKTRVADKLGEWGAAVIDTDAIAHALTQADGLAMPAIIQAFGPEAVRADGAMDRAWVRNRVFREPQARACLEAILHPLIGQETQAAAERAVGSYLVFVVPLLVESGRWRGQLDRICVVDCDPETQIKRVQNRSGLTESDIRRIMDAQAARATRLKAADDVIVNDGSTTAEVLLARARSLHQSYLALADKHDRHGSTEAGPP